From a region of the Candidatus Acidiferrales bacterium genome:
- a CDS encoding tetratricopeptide repeat protein, whose translation MRHFSYILISATIALTVFAGCASLDQSEKTSEAETAQPDLIASDQNYRAAMDHFIDGNKNDVQGEFAQAILDYQDALRFYRDATILDAMAQDYMRLGKSDMAIEKAHEAVALDQQNLIYRRTLAQAFLSEYEADSARNEYSKILSIDSTQVEDLVMLAQLYQRSNPEKSAELYEQALKLNGPDIPTMMQLVGIYNSMNKFDKSISVLQNMLKVDPSNEAIKETLSELYLQTDKNQEALSIIRDLMRTHGDDFNLKARAATVYLRMKDFGKADSLLDLIFTSDSSRADAKFAIAQFYLDEMQHDSAVVPFAQQIFNRLILLYPKDARTYLVAGLGASYSGKDSLAEVYLDKSISIDSTNENSWNAIAVLYYQKNNFDKMAGMMARAVEIFPQDFRINLFYGLALNRAGKNSEAVKPLEKAVSLKPTDMDALSTIALVYEALNRYDDAYRIYETALKIDGKNSLILNNYAYSLSERGLELDKALKMAQLAVQLEPKNSAYLDTIGWVYFKLGDYKNAESYIKEALTLRTEPGDGSPATLEEHLGDVYAKMGNVKEAVRYWEKALGHNPQSSELKEKIAKAKS comes from the coding sequence TTGCGACATTTTTCTTACATACTTATTAGTGCCACTATTGCGTTGACGGTTTTTGCCGGGTGTGCCAGCTTGGATCAATCGGAGAAAACGTCTGAGGCAGAGACTGCCCAACCTGACTTGATTGCCAGCGACCAGAACTATCGGGCTGCCATGGATCACTTCATTGATGGGAACAAGAACGACGTTCAGGGCGAATTCGCACAAGCAATTCTCGACTATCAGGATGCGCTCCGGTTTTACCGTGATGCTACGATACTGGATGCCATGGCACAAGATTACATGAGGCTCGGGAAATCCGATATGGCGATTGAAAAAGCGCATGAGGCCGTTGCACTGGACCAGCAAAACTTGATTTACCGCCGGACGCTTGCGCAGGCATTTTTGTCGGAGTATGAGGCCGATAGCGCAAGGAATGAATATTCGAAGATTCTTTCGATCGATAGTACGCAGGTGGAAGATTTAGTTATGCTCGCGCAGCTCTATCAGCGAAGCAATCCGGAAAAATCGGCAGAGCTTTACGAGCAAGCACTGAAGCTGAATGGCCCAGATATTCCAACGATGATGCAGCTTGTCGGGATTTATAATTCCATGAACAAGTTCGACAAGTCGATCAGCGTCCTTCAGAACATGTTGAAGGTCGACCCATCCAACGAAGCCATCAAAGAAACTCTTTCTGAGCTTTATCTTCAAACGGACAAGAACCAGGAGGCGTTGAGTATCATCAGGGATTTGATGCGCACTCACGGCGATGACTTTAATTTGAAGGCAAGAGCGGCAACTGTTTATCTGCGCATGAAGGACTTCGGTAAAGCCGACAGTTTGCTCGATTTGATTTTTACATCCGATTCGAGCAGGGCAGATGCGAAATTTGCAATAGCTCAATTCTACCTCGATGAGATGCAGCATGACTCTGCAGTGGTCCCTTTTGCTCAGCAAATATTCAACAGGCTCATCCTGCTGTATCCCAAAGACGCACGCACATATTTGGTGGCAGGCTTGGGAGCTTCATACTCGGGCAAAGATTCGCTCGCGGAAGTTTATCTGGATAAATCGATCTCGATCGATTCCACCAACGAAAATTCCTGGAATGCCATCGCGGTTCTCTATTATCAAAAAAACAATTTTGATAAAATGGCGGGTATGATGGCACGTGCCGTAGAAATTTTCCCTCAGGATTTCAGGATAAACCTCTTTTACGGACTCGCGCTGAATCGTGCCGGGAAAAACTCCGAAGCGGTCAAGCCGCTTGAGAAAGCCGTCTCGCTGAAACCCACCGACATGGATGCGCTGAGCACCATCGCCCTGGTATACGAAGCCTTGAACAGATATGACGACGCCTATCGAATATATGAGACCGCTCTCAAGATTGACGGGAAGAACTCACTCATTTTGAATAACTATGCTTACAGTCTGTCGGAGAGAGGACTCGAACTTGACAAGGCATTGAAGATGGCACAGCTTGCCGTGCAGCTTGAACCGAAGAACAGTGCTTATCTGGATACGATCGGATGGGTCTATTTTAAACTCGGTGATTACAAGAATGCAGAATCTTACATCAAAGAGGCGCTGACTCTCAGGACGGAACCGGGCGACGGTTCGCCGGCAACCCTCGAAGAACATCTCGGTGACGTTTATGCAAAGATGGGTAATGTGAAAGAAGCGGTCAGGTATTGGGAAAAGGCTCTCGGACACAACCCTCAGAGCTCGGAGCTCAAAGAAAAAATAGCGAAAGCAAAATCGTGA
- a CDS encoding DUF4292 domain-containing protein, whose protein sequence is MAFLFAACSTMHYVAMTNVTAEDVARSIGEQSESLHLFTSNGYGDFNTPQGEYSARFDISVRRPFTTNIRLYGPFGIKVAQARLSSDTMLVYNSLNNEVFVGKPTEENLRRFLVVAADGASLSDILLGLMAPLTHLDSSQASSRFEGGHLNFVYANRDTVENYTVDEEHMRTIGYEEMVNGGTILRITYSDFTNVNNIYFPKTIFFEDLKHSISAKLFYQDIALNEKDEVQITVPADAKEIFLN, encoded by the coding sequence ATGGCTTTCCTGTTCGCGGCTTGTTCCACGATGCATTACGTAGCGATGACTAATGTGACGGCCGAGGATGTTGCCCGCAGCATCGGGGAGCAGTCGGAGTCTTTGCACCTGTTCACCTCGAACGGGTATGGAGATTTCAACACTCCTCAAGGCGAGTATAGCGCCCGATTCGATATCTCCGTCAGGAGGCCATTCACCACGAACATTCGGCTTTACGGACCCTTCGGAATTAAAGTGGCGCAGGCGAGGCTGAGCTCGGACACAATGCTGGTTTACAACAGCCTCAACAACGAAGTGTTTGTCGGAAAGCCTACGGAAGAAAATCTGAGGCGCTTTCTGGTTGTTGCAGCGGACGGAGCGTCATTATCAGATATTCTGCTCGGCTTGATGGCTCCCCTCACGCATTTAGACAGCTCGCAGGCCTCTTCGCGGTTTGAAGGGGGACATTTGAATTTCGTTTATGCAAACAGAGACACCGTCGAGAATTATACCGTCGATGAAGAACACATGCGAACCATCGGGTATGAGGAGATGGTTAACGGCGGAACCATATTAAGAATAACGTACTCAGATTTCACGAATGTCAATAACATTTACTTTCCGAAAACAATATTCTTTGAAGACTTAAAGCACAGCATCTCTGCAAAACTGTTTTATCAGGACATTGCTTTAAATGAAAAAGATGAAGTTCAAATAACCGTCCCGGCAGATGCTAAAGAAATCTTTCTTAACTAG
- a CDS encoding peptidoglycan DD-metalloendopeptidase family protein codes for MSISSGQEKPKLNTKKQELQQLRGNIKLYQKEIEESTKKESSSLETLDRLEKQNLQAHQTIKRISDQISANSRNVGNIENQIQFAGNKLSYLSNEYAHFARSFYERGTMHDLELILTASSVNEMLIRYEYLRRFSEQTKADMASISSERDKLSQLREQLHQQLNRQENFLAQKNTEEGKLSSRIKEQKDLITVLRKNKEVYAEQLKRSQDAAAELEKLIQTLIAEEEEKKKQEARLAAKKINESNPPATSEPVNESERSEIKGRLPWPVSNGRIVAKFGEHENPVLKTVTLNYGIDIAVKENSEVKSVADGEVSRIFWLPSYGNLVIIDNYKGLRTVYSHLADIFVKEGDKVKAGEAIGTVGESLSGSVLHFEVWLEKDKQDPETWLSKK; via the coding sequence ATGTCCATATCATCCGGACAGGAGAAGCCGAAGCTTAATACGAAGAAGCAGGAGCTCCAGCAGCTTCGCGGGAACATAAAACTCTACCAGAAAGAGATCGAGGAAAGCACAAAAAAAGAATCCTCATCTCTCGAAACGCTCGATAGACTTGAGAAACAGAATCTCCAGGCTCACCAGACAATAAAGAGAATCTCCGATCAGATATCAGCGAATTCAAGAAATGTCGGAAACATAGAAAATCAAATTCAGTTCGCGGGCAACAAGCTATCTTATCTCTCAAACGAGTATGCGCACTTTGCGCGGAGTTTTTATGAACGTGGTACGATGCATGATCTGGAGCTCATTCTTACGGCTTCCTCGGTAAATGAGATGTTGATTCGTTACGAATATTTAAGACGGTTCTCAGAGCAGACAAAAGCCGATATGGCTTCGATATCTTCCGAACGGGATAAACTCTCTCAATTGAGAGAGCAGCTTCACCAGCAGTTGAATCGGCAGGAGAATTTTCTCGCACAGAAGAATACCGAGGAAGGCAAATTGTCATCGCGGATCAAGGAGCAAAAGGACTTGATAACAGTTCTTCGGAAGAACAAAGAAGTATACGCAGAACAGTTGAAGAGGTCTCAGGACGCTGCGGCGGAGCTTGAAAAATTGATTCAGACCCTGATTGCCGAGGAGGAAGAAAAAAAGAAGCAGGAAGCCAGGCTGGCGGCAAAAAAGATAAATGAATCCAATCCTCCGGCGACTTCCGAACCTGTGAATGAGAGCGAAAGGTCCGAAATCAAGGGCCGGCTGCCATGGCCTGTTTCAAACGGCAGGATAGTCGCAAAATTCGGAGAACATGAGAATCCGGTATTGAAAACCGTAACCCTGAACTACGGAATTGATATTGCCGTTAAGGAAAATTCAGAGGTTAAAAGCGTCGCCGATGGAGAAGTCTCCAGAATATTTTGGCTGCCTTCGTACGGGAATCTGGTAATCATAGATAACTATAAAGGCTTGCGTACGGTCTATTCTCACCTCGCCGATATTTTCGTCAAAGAAGGCGACAAGGTAAAAGCGGGAGAGGCCATCGGGACAGTGGGAGAATCTCTCAGCGGTTCGGTTCTCCATTTTGAAGTCTGGCTGGAGAAGGACAAACAGGATCCTGAGACGTGGCTAAGCAAAAAGTAG
- a CDS encoding glycosyltransferase N-terminal domain-containing protein, with protein sequence MAKQKVEHVSTKVRVFYSFFFIPLMQFLFFVSSFFNSKVRRGYRGRKNLFSDLERKLSTVPEGPRVWFHASSLGEFEQAKPIIEILKKSGYRIIVSFFSPSGYEHSQRYPNADVVTYIPLDNKKNAARFVNLVKPRVMVVMRYDLWMNHILAAKESGAKVIVADATFSMKLLHRARFLKDFYRQLYRLADSILTTTSENKKMFDFFLGSNETSVVGDTRFDRVHGKSVSNNVGDVIPIKIDKSKRIVMILGSTWRSDMDIVGDVVSRLSKEYSNLSVIIVPHEPTVEEIRKLKSQFSDARVFSEADKSQIDGAPVLIVDRVGILTQLYVLGDIAYVGGGFGAGIHSVLEPAVYGMPIITGPRIERSDEAMELMQNGALFFVKNSAGAYEIMLKMVQNESARKKAAKIAREFVDKNIGASSVVAEQIMRFCPEVINSDGG encoded by the coding sequence GTGGCTAAGCAAAAAGTAGAACACGTGTCAACGAAAGTCAGGGTGTTTTATTCCTTCTTTTTCATTCCTCTCATGCAGTTTCTTTTCTTTGTGTCGTCCTTTTTCAATTCAAAAGTGAGGCGCGGTTACCGCGGAAGAAAAAATCTTTTTTCTGATCTGGAAAGAAAACTTTCTACAGTTCCAGAGGGTCCTAGAGTATGGTTCCACGCGTCTTCTCTCGGTGAGTTTGAACAGGCAAAACCGATCATTGAAATTCTCAAGAAATCGGGGTATAGAATCATCGTTTCATTTTTTTCGCCGTCGGGGTATGAGCACTCGCAGAGATATCCGAACGCCGATGTCGTCACGTATATTCCGCTGGACAATAAGAAGAATGCCGCAAGATTCGTTAACCTTGTCAAGCCGCGCGTAATGGTGGTGATGAGATATGATTTGTGGATGAACCATATACTCGCCGCGAAAGAGTCAGGCGCGAAGGTTATTGTTGCCGACGCAACGTTCTCGATGAAGCTTCTGCATCGAGCGCGGTTCTTGAAAGATTTTTACAGGCAGCTCTACCGACTTGCGGATTCAATACTCACTACCACTTCTGAAAACAAAAAAATGTTCGATTTCTTCCTGGGTTCAAATGAAACTTCGGTCGTCGGCGATACGAGGTTTGACCGCGTCCATGGCAAAAGCGTTTCTAATAATGTCGGCGATGTTATCCCGATAAAGATTGATAAATCCAAACGTATCGTAATGATCCTCGGAAGCACCTGGCGCAGTGATATGGATATCGTCGGCGATGTGGTCAGCAGACTTTCAAAAGAGTATTCCAATTTATCGGTGATAATAGTCCCGCATGAGCCGACCGTCGAAGAAATTAGAAAGCTTAAGTCGCAATTTTCCGACGCCAGGGTATTCTCGGAAGCAGACAAATCCCAAATTGACGGTGCACCGGTTCTGATTGTGGATCGAGTCGGGATATTGACTCAGCTCTATGTCCTTGGTGACATCGCTTACGTTGGAGGCGGCTTCGGTGCCGGCATTCACAGCGTGCTTGAACCTGCAGTGTACGGCATGCCGATAATTACCGGTCCCCGCATCGAACGATCAGACGAGGCGATGGAGTTGATGCAAAATGGTGCACTGTTCTTCGTAAAGAATTCTGCCGGCGCTTATGAGATCATGCTCAAGATGGTACAGAACGAATCAGCGCGAAAAAAAGCGGCGAAAATCGCGAGAGAATTTGTGGACAAGAACATCGGTGCCTCTTCCGTCGTGGCGGAGCAGATCATGAGGTTTTGTCCCGAAGTAATCAATTCGGACGGCGGTTGA
- a CDS encoding hotdog domain-containing protein → MDTGSKSTVTFEVDKNMTADFEGKRIHDVLSTFHLVYYAELAVRKMIEPFLEDGEEAVGFEINLKHLRPAKIGDRAEVTATLIKKDGKKLVCEIEAVNSKEKI, encoded by the coding sequence TTGGATACCGGGTCGAAATCGACGGTCACGTTTGAAGTCGATAAAAATATGACAGCCGACTTCGAAGGAAAGAGGATTCATGACGTTCTCTCGACGTTCCATCTCGTATATTATGCGGAGCTCGCCGTCCGGAAAATGATTGAACCGTTTCTCGAAGATGGTGAGGAAGCGGTAGGTTTCGAAATAAATCTGAAGCACCTCAGGCCGGCAAAAATCGGCGATAGAGCGGAAGTGACCGCGACGCTAATCAAGAAGGACGGAAAGAAATTGGTTTGCGAAATAGAAGCCGTCAATTCCAAAGAGAAAATCTGA
- the hemW gene encoding radical SAM family heme chaperone HemW, with protein sequence MESNRHSGEIGGHSAAVGIYIHVPFCEKKCFYCDFYSVENQSQQKAFLSSLVKEIKLSSENLSQRYEADTIFFGGGTPSLLSPAEIGSILETLHKHFDISAEAEFTVECNPGTVTEESLSGYRHLGVNRLSFGVQSFFDDELKFLSRIHDSRQAVEALMLARKCGFENINLDLIYGIPGQSIDRVATNLEKAVALNPAHISAYNLIVEPGTPLFSSVASGQVKPLDESIEAEMYQLTMSFLEENGYEHYEISNYSRPGFQCRHNLKYWNCEEYLSFGPSAHSFLNKTRWWNVSSLGKYISELSENRLPVSAKEKLTENQLIDEFVMLQLRQGKIDLKDLDEKFKIRLDPCFILDLKKNGYAELSDHKILLTRSGYTVCDEIAEEMLSSNLAKVSETSQA encoded by the coding sequence ATGGAATCGAATCGGCATTCTGGTGAAATAGGTGGGCATTCGGCGGCCGTAGGGATCTATATTCACGTCCCCTTCTGCGAAAAGAAATGCTTTTATTGCGATTTCTACTCAGTGGAGAATCAATCGCAGCAGAAGGCTTTCCTGTCTTCTCTTGTCAAGGAAATAAAACTATCCTCCGAGAACCTCTCACAGCGATACGAAGCCGATACAATTTTTTTCGGCGGCGGGACTCCTTCCCTTCTATCACCGGCGGAAATAGGTTCAATACTCGAAACGCTCCACAAACACTTTGACATTTCTGCCGAAGCGGAATTCACGGTTGAATGTAATCCTGGTACAGTCACCGAGGAATCGCTGTCGGGTTATCGACATCTCGGCGTTAATCGCCTGAGTTTCGGAGTGCAGTCATTTTTCGACGATGAGCTGAAATTTCTTTCGCGCATCCACGATTCGCGGCAAGCGGTTGAGGCACTCATGCTTGCGCGAAAGTGCGGATTCGAAAATATAAATCTCGATCTCATTTACGGTATTCCAGGGCAGTCCATAGATAGAGTCGCTACCAATCTTGAAAAGGCGGTCGCGTTGAATCCTGCCCACATCTCGGCGTACAACTTGATCGTTGAACCGGGCACGCCGCTTTTCAGCTCTGTCGCGTCAGGACAGGTAAAACCTCTCGACGAATCAATCGAAGCGGAGATGTACCAGCTTACGATGTCTTTCCTGGAGGAAAACGGCTACGAACATTACGAAATATCGAATTACTCGCGGCCGGGATTTCAATGCAGGCATAATCTCAAATACTGGAACTGTGAGGAGTATTTGAGTTTCGGTCCGAGCGCGCATTCCTTTTTGAACAAGACAAGATGGTGGAATGTCTCAAGCTTAGGCAAATATATCTCCGAGCTTTCAGAAAACAGACTTCCGGTCTCGGCAAAGGAGAAGTTGACCGAGAATCAACTCATCGATGAGTTCGTAATGCTTCAGCTCCGGCAGGGAAAAATAGATCTGAAAGATTTGGATGAGAAATTCAAGATCCGCCTGGATCCTTGCTTCATTTTGGATTTGAAGAAGAACGGCTATGCTGAATTGTCAGACCACAAGATTCTCCTGACAAGAAGCGGATATACGGTTTGCGACGAAATAGCGGAAGAAATGCTTTCGTCGAATCTCGCGAAGGTTTCAGAAACATCACAGGCTTAA
- the lepB gene encoding signal peptidase I, with protein sequence MKLKFKKGRRDENSNGWIGTYVSPVIIVLLLTTFVVQGYGVQSGSMENTVMTGDFVFANKFIYGAKSPQYFPFTDISIPFFQLPAFAHPKTGDIVVFDWPGYRDQVKPDDHENYVKRCIGTPGDTVQIKARVLFVNHVIIPFPPDTKFETAAVYPDGYPDPGIFPKRSDFNQDYYGPIVVPKKGDIIKLDETSFPKWQTFIEREGHSCELSGSHVLVDRSPVKTYTIERNYYFMMGDNRENSLDSRFWGFVPEQSIIGKAMIVYWSWDPNIPFYDIPSKIASIAWNRIGILVK encoded by the coding sequence ATGAAACTCAAGTTTAAAAAAGGACGACGCGACGAGAATTCCAATGGTTGGATAGGCACTTATGTTTCTCCCGTCATAATTGTCCTGCTCCTCACTACTTTTGTCGTTCAGGGTTACGGCGTCCAGAGCGGCTCGATGGAAAATACCGTGATGACCGGCGATTTTGTTTTCGCAAATAAGTTCATCTACGGAGCGAAGTCTCCTCAGTATTTTCCTTTCACAGACATCAGCATCCCTTTTTTCCAGTTGCCGGCGTTCGCTCATCCGAAGACGGGCGACATCGTGGTATTTGACTGGCCCGGATACAGGGACCAGGTGAAACCGGATGATCATGAAAACTACGTCAAGCGCTGCATTGGCACACCGGGAGACACCGTTCAGATAAAGGCCCGCGTTCTTTTTGTTAATCACGTGATAATTCCTTTCCCGCCCGATACTAAATTCGAAACCGCGGCAGTTTATCCTGATGGCTACCCCGATCCTGGAATTTTCCCGAAAAGGTCCGACTTCAATCAAGATTATTACGGGCCGATAGTAGTTCCCAAAAAAGGCGACATCATAAAACTTGATGAGACATCATTCCCGAAGTGGCAGACGTTCATCGAGCGTGAGGGACATTCATGTGAGCTTTCAGGCTCGCACGTGCTTGTGGACCGCAGCCCTGTCAAGACTTACACCATCGAGCGAAATTATTACTTCATGATGGGAGACAATCGCGAGAACAGTCTCGACAGCAGGTTTTGGGGATTCGTCCCGGAACAGAGCATTATCGGAAAGGCAATGATTGTATACTGGTCGTGGGATCCGAATATTCCGTTCTACGACATACCGAGTAAAATTGCATCGATAGCATGGAATCGAATCGGCATTCTGGTGAAATAG
- the lepB gene encoding signal peptidase I yields the protein MSQPASARSGKSGQTTTAKPKPQKKKLKDSIEGLVFAIIAALLLKVFVVEAYRIPTGSMENTLLVGDFLLVNKFIYGSKSPQYIPFTDVSLPYFQLPTLRYPRRGDVIVFEWPGDRDQVKASEPTNYIKRCIGLPGDTIQVMNRVVYVNGQVVPYPSGVKFETVSNLPKGYPNPQIFPEGSDFNEDYYGPIVVPKKGDVIHLSTRNYLKWRIFIEREGHICDLRGETVFVDDKPSAEYTVKRNYYFMMGDNRENSLDSRFWGFVPYQNIVGEAMIVYWSWNPDIPFYDVFAKLGSIQFSRIGMLIN from the coding sequence TTGAGTCAACCAGCATCGGCCCGTTCCGGAAAGTCGGGACAGACCACAACAGCAAAACCAAAACCTCAGAAGAAAAAACTCAAAGATTCAATTGAAGGTCTGGTCTTCGCGATCATTGCCGCCTTGCTTTTGAAAGTGTTCGTCGTCGAAGCATACAGGATACCGACTGGCTCGATGGAAAACACGCTTCTCGTAGGAGATTTTCTTCTGGTAAATAAATTCATCTACGGCTCCAAAAGTCCGCAATATATCCCCTTCACCGACGTCTCACTTCCTTATTTCCAGCTTCCCACACTCAGGTATCCACGACGCGGCGACGTCATCGTCTTCGAATGGCCGGGGGACAGAGATCAGGTGAAAGCATCCGAGCCGACGAATTACATCAAAAGGTGCATCGGCCTTCCGGGAGATACCATCCAGGTGATGAATCGGGTCGTGTATGTGAACGGACAAGTTGTTCCATATCCATCGGGCGTAAAATTCGAAACCGTTTCCAATCTTCCGAAAGGTTATCCGAACCCCCAAATTTTTCCGGAGGGATCGGATTTCAATGAGGATTATTATGGACCGATCGTCGTTCCCAAAAAGGGCGATGTGATTCATCTGAGTACAAGAAACTATTTGAAGTGGCGCATCTTCATCGAGCGCGAAGGACACATTTGTGATTTACGAGGTGAGACGGTTTTTGTCGACGACAAACCTTCCGCCGAATACACGGTGAAACGAAATTACTACTTCATGATGGGTGATAACAGGGAAAATAGTCTCGACAGCAGATTCTGGGGATTTGTACCGTACCAAAATATAGTCGGTGAAGCCATGATAGTATACTGGTCGTGGAACCCGGATATCCCGTTCTACGATGTCTTCGCAAAATTAGGAAGCATCCAGTTCAGCAGAATTGGAATGCTGATAAACTAG
- the lepA gene encoding translation elongation factor 4, protein MSLSPKLIRNFCIIAHIDHGKSTLADRLLEHTGTITEREMVDQILDDMPLERERGITIKSHAIQMKYKARDGNSYTLNLIDTPGHVDFSYEVSRSLAACEGAILVVDASQGVEAQTISNVYMAIDAGLEIVPVINKIDLPSAMIDDVRKQLVDLIGCREDEILLASAKAKIGIEDVLESVVQRIPAPAGNSESPLRALIFDAKYDSYRGVVTYIRIVDGSLRTNSRVLFHKTGKIFLAEEVGILEMDRVPTGELEAGNVGYLIAGVKELTETRVGDTVMEVDNAAAGPLPGYREVKSMVFSGLYPAQSEHFEELRDALAKFKLNDAALVYEPETSTALGFGFRCGFLGLLHMEIVQERLEREFNQTIITTVPNVEYKVVKSTGDTVLVDNPANMPAPAEIDHIEEPYVTAQIICPSEYIGNVMKLCMDRRGVYKNTTYIDPKRADIRFELPLAEIVFDFFDKLKSLTRGYASFDYEYLDYRESELVKLDILLNGDVVDALSSVVHRDKAYDWGRKLCSRLRKLIPKQLFEVAVQAAIGSKVIARESISPIRKNVLAKCYGGDITRKRKLLEKQKEGKKRMRQIGRVEVPQEAFLAVLSLNDED, encoded by the coding sequence ATGAGTCTCTCTCCGAAGCTTATCAGAAACTTCTGCATAATAGCCCACATAGACCACGGAAAATCGACTCTCGCGGACAGGCTGCTCGAACACACGGGCACGATCACCGAACGGGAAATGGTCGATCAAATTCTCGACGACATGCCTCTCGAACGCGAGCGCGGCATCACGATAAAGAGCCATGCCATCCAGATGAAGTACAAAGCGCGCGATGGAAACTCTTACACGCTCAATCTGATCGACACGCCGGGCCACGTCGATTTCTCCTACGAAGTCTCCCGATCGCTCGCCGCATGTGAAGGCGCAATCCTCGTCGTCGACGCATCGCAAGGAGTTGAGGCGCAGACGATAAGCAACGTTTATATGGCAATCGATGCGGGACTCGAAATTGTTCCCGTGATAAACAAGATCGACCTTCCCAGTGCCATGATAGACGATGTCAGGAAACAGCTTGTCGATCTGATCGGCTGCAGAGAGGACGAAATACTTCTCGCGAGTGCAAAGGCAAAAATAGGAATTGAAGATGTCCTCGAATCCGTCGTTCAGAGGATTCCTGCACCTGCGGGTAATTCGGAGTCTCCGCTCCGCGCGCTGATCTTCGACGCAAAGTATGACTCGTATCGCGGAGTGGTGACGTACATAAGAATCGTAGACGGCTCGCTGCGCACAAACAGCAGAGTTTTGTTCCACAAGACAGGCAAAATATTTCTCGCGGAAGAAGTCGGGATACTTGAAATGGACCGCGTACCTACCGGCGAGCTCGAGGCCGGAAATGTCGGCTACCTCATTGCAGGGGTCAAAGAACTCACCGAGACCCGCGTCGGCGACACCGTGATGGAGGTCGATAATGCTGCTGCAGGACCTCTTCCCGGCTATCGTGAAGTAAAATCGATGGTATTCAGCGGATTGTATCCTGCACAGAGCGAACACTTTGAAGAACTGAGAGATGCGCTGGCAAAGTTCAAGTTAAATGACGCAGCATTAGTCTACGAACCGGAAACATCGACTGCACTCGGCTTCGGGTTCAGGTGCGGCTTCCTCGGATTGCTCCACATGGAAATTGTCCAGGAGAGGCTCGAGCGGGAATTCAACCAGACAATCATCACGACAGTTCCGAACGTCGAATATAAGGTCGTGAAGAGTACGGGTGATACGGTCCTTGTAGACAATCCTGCAAACATGCCCGCGCCGGCCGAGATCGATCACATCGAGGAGCCGTATGTAACCGCACAGATCATTTGTCCGTCTGAATATATTGGCAACGTGATGAAGCTTTGCATGGACCGACGAGGAGTTTACAAGAACACGACGTATATCGACCCAAAACGAGCCGACATAAGATTCGAGCTTCCACTGGCAGAAATTGTATTCGATTTTTTCGATAAGCTGAAATCGCTGACACGCGGATATGCATCGTTCGATTACGAATATCTAGATTACCGCGAATCGGAGCTCGTCAAGCTGGACATACTCTTGAACGGCGATGTTGTGGATGCCCTGTCATCCGTGGTGCATCGCGATAAGGCTTACGATTGGGGAAGGAAACTCTGCTCGCGGCTTCGCAAGCTGATTCCGAAACAGCTTTTCGAAGTTGCCGTGCAGGCCGCGATCGGAAGCAAAGTGATTGCCCGCGAAAGTATTTCGCCGATCAGGAAGAACGTTCTCGCGAAATGTTACGGCGGCGACATCACTAGGAAAAGAAAACTTCTTGAAAAACAAAAGGAAGGCAAGAAGCGCATGAGACAAATTGGAAGAGTAGAAGTTCCGCAAGAAGCGTTCCTTGCCGTGTTATCATTGAATGACGAAGATTGA